Proteins encoded together in one Tenuifilum sp. 4138str window:
- the rbfA gene encoding 30S ribosome-binding factor RbfA has translation MEGTRLQKVGRLIQKELSEIFQREGAARFPGKMLTVTQVRVSPDLSVAKVYVSIFPSTDTDKTLEHIRDNSKFLRGELGKRVRHQLRVIPELTFFIDDSLDYIEKIDQLLKE, from the coding sequence ATGGAAGGAACACGATTACAGAAGGTGGGACGGCTCATACAGAAGGAGCTTAGCGAGATATTCCAGCGCGAGGGGGCTGCCAGGTTCCCCGGTAAAATGCTTACAGTTACGCAGGTTAGGGTTAGCCCCGACCTCTCGGTGGCTAAGGTTTACGTAAGCATATTCCCCTCAACCGATACCGATAAAACGCTCGAGCATATCAGGGATAACTCAAAATTCCTTAGGGGCGAACTGGGCAAAAGGGTAAGGCACCAGCTTAGGGTGATACCCGAGCTTACCTTTTTCATCGACGATTCGCTCGACTATATCGAAAAAATTGACCAATTACTTAAAGAGTAG
- a CDS encoding DUF6150 family protein — MAKVFVADKERNADIKVFRVQKEREADLLIFEVDKDRDAKGDALWFFVQKEREATVKIFWVTKEREADLKVFIVDKVRNAKWNKSHTWTNRLG, encoded by the coding sequence ATGGCAAAAGTTTTTGTAGCAGACAAAGAAAGGAATGCTGATATTAAAGTATTTAGAGTTCAAAAGGAAAGAGAAGCCGATTTGTTAATTTTTGAGGTTGATAAAGACAGAGATGCAAAAGGCGATGCACTTTGGTTTTTTGTCCAAAAAGAAAGAGAAGCAACGGTGAAAATATTTTGGGTAACCAAAGAGCGTGAAGCCGATTTAAAGGTATTCATTGTGGATAAAGTTAGAAACGCTAAGTGGAATAAAAGCCATACTTGGACTAACCGATTGGGATAA
- a CDS encoding methyltransferase domain-containing protein, which produces MISRLVSFTTRFIPRHYLQLFASFLMKAIGLFYRGSRFQDPIDGVKYRKLLPYGRVTTRENALAPNSMSLERHRLIWLYLQRKTDFFTAPKKVLHVAPEYCFIKPIKRLRNIDYTTADLISPWADVKLDVQAMPFADNTFDMVICNHVLEHVDNDLRAMTEILRVLKPGGFAVLQVPMDLNMEQTLENPEYNTPELREKYYQQRDHLRLYGRDYAKRLTSAGFDVLEDDFVKLLPPHEVEYYALPKDEILYIARKK; this is translated from the coding sequence ATGATAAGTCGTTTAGTTTCGTTTACTACCCGGTTCATACCCCGGCACTACCTTCAGCTTTTTGCATCGTTTCTGATGAAAGCCATTGGACTTTTTTACCGGGGCAGTCGGTTTCAGGATCCTATCGATGGGGTTAAGTATCGCAAGTTACTCCCCTACGGGCGAGTTACCACACGGGAAAACGCACTGGCGCCAAACTCCATGTCGCTGGAACGGCACAGGCTGATATGGCTTTACCTGCAAAGGAAAACCGACTTTTTCACAGCCCCCAAAAAGGTTCTGCATGTTGCCCCGGAATACTGTTTCATAAAACCGATAAAGCGACTAAGAAACATTGACTATACCACAGCCGACCTCATTTCGCCCTGGGCCGATGTAAAGCTCGATGTTCAGGCAATGCCTTTTGCCGACAATACCTTTGATATGGTGATCTGCAACCATGTGCTTGAGCATGTTGACAACGACCTTAGGGCGATGACCGAAATACTCCGTGTACTCAAGCCTGGTGGGTTTGCTGTGCTCCAGGTGCCAATGGATTTAAACATGGAGCAAACCCTTGAAAACCCTGAGTATAACACCCCTGAACTCAGGGAAAAGTATTACCAGCAGCGCGACCATCTCCGCCTTTACGGCCGCGATTATGCCAAACGCCTTACCTCTGCCGGGTTTGATGTTTTAGAGGACGACTTTGTTAAGCTGCTGCCACCCCACGAGGTGGAATATTACGCCCTACCTAAGGACGAAATCCTTTACATTGCCCGGAAAAAGTAA
- a CDS encoding FtsX-like permease family protein, with amino-acid sequence MNVPLYIARRYLFAKKSHNIINIISVISVIGVATGVMALVVVLSVFNGFDSLIANLYSHIDADLRIEAKQGKTFRTDSLPIERIKQIPGVAVFSEVVEENALFRYRGKQHIGIVKGVSRNYTELTGLKSKIVDGDFKLWLGSQPMAIVGEGVAYYLNANLAHFDPLFVYIPRRGKSYSPDAAFIKKAIMPSGIFAIEQDFDTRYVIAPVEFARGLLLYDSLTVSAIEIKLHTSANAARIKTDVENIIGNKYRVLDRYQQNESLYRTMKSEKFAIALILILILIIASFNIVGSLSMLIIDKRADVETLKSLGASNSLIQKIFLFEGMLISIGGSIIGIIIGLITCWLQITFKLIRLEGRGNFIVDAYPVEVQASDMILIFLVVIAIGYLAARFPVRVITRRLIQADNRG; translated from the coding sequence ATGAATGTTCCGCTTTACATAGCCCGACGTTACCTGTTTGCGAAAAAATCGCATAACATCATCAACATCATCTCCGTGATATCGGTTATTGGGGTTGCAACAGGGGTTATGGCGCTTGTGGTTGTTCTATCCGTTTTCAATGGTTTCGATTCCCTGATTGCCAACCTCTACTCCCATATCGATGCCGATTTGCGGATTGAGGCTAAGCAGGGAAAAACATTCCGAACCGACAGCTTACCCATTGAAAGGATCAAGCAGATTCCCGGTGTGGCAGTGTTTTCCGAGGTGGTTGAGGAGAATGCCCTTTTCCGCTACCGCGGGAAGCAACACATTGGAATTGTTAAAGGGGTTAGCAGGAACTACACTGAGCTAACCGGACTAAAGAGCAAAATAGTTGATGGCGATTTCAAGCTATGGCTAGGTAGCCAGCCCATGGCCATCGTGGGCGAAGGGGTTGCCTACTACCTCAACGCCAATCTAGCCCACTTTGATCCGCTGTTTGTTTACATTCCCAGGCGGGGCAAAAGCTACTCCCCCGATGCTGCCTTTATTAAAAAAGCCATTATGCCCTCGGGCATTTTTGCCATTGAGCAAGATTTTGATACCCGGTATGTAATTGCACCCGTTGAGTTCGCAAGGGGTCTACTCCTTTACGATTCACTAACTGTTAGCGCCATTGAAATCAAGCTGCACACAAGTGCAAATGCCGCCAGGATTAAAACCGATGTTGAAAACATTATTGGCAATAAGTATAGGGTATTGGACCGTTACCAGCAAAACGAGTCGCTTTACCGAACCATGAAATCGGAAAAGTTTGCCATTGCGCTAATACTGATACTTATACTCATTATTGCATCATTCAATATAGTGGGGTCGCTCTCCATGCTAATTATTGATAAACGCGCCGATGTGGAGACTCTGAAAAGTCTTGGTGCAAGCAATAGCCTAATACAAAAGATCTTTCTCTTTGAAGGCATGCTTATTTCCATTGGTGGTAGTATAATTGGAATTATTATTGGTTTGATAACATGTTGGCTGCAAATCACCTTTAAGCTCATTAGGCTTGAGGGCCGTGGCAACTTTATTGTTGATGCATACCCCGTTGAAGTCCAGGCCAGCGATATGATCCTAATTTTCCTGGTGGTTATAGCCATAGGCTACCTGGCTGCCCGATTTCCGGTTAGGGTTATCACGCGGAGACTGATACAGGCGGATAACAGAGGGTAA